The DNA region AGCTAAAGGACAACAATTAGACGATCATTATTTCGGGACTATTCCAAATCGTGCGATGTCTTTTATGCGTGATTTAGAAACCGAATGTATGTTACTAGGTATACCTGTAAAAACTAGACATAATGAAGTCGCGCCAAACCAATTTGAATTAGCGCCAATTTTTGAAGAAGTAAATCTTGCGGTAGATCATAACTCGTTACTAATGGATGTTATGGATAAAATTGCAGCAAGACATAATTTTAAAGTTTTATTTCACGAAAAACCATTTGCAGGCGTTAACGGATCTGGTAAACATAATAATTGGAGTTTAAGTACAGATACAGGAGTTAATCTATTAAGTCCAGGAAAAACACCAATGAGCAACCTTCAATTTTTAACCTTTTTTATTAATACCATTAAAGCGGTTTGTGATAATGAAGAGTTGTTAAGAGCGTCTATCGCATCTGCAAGTAATGATCATAGATTAGGAGCAAATGAAGCGCCACCAGCAATAATTTCGGTATTTATAGGAGAGCAATTAACTAAAACTTTAAACGAGTTAGAAAACGTAACCGATGGTAAATTGTCTCCAGAAGAAAAAACAGATTTAAAACTAAACGTGGTTGGTAAAATACCAGACGTTCTTTTAGATAATACAGATAGAAACAGAACATCGCCATTTGCCTTCACAGGTAATAAATTTGAATTTAGAGCTGTAGGGTCTACCGCTAACTGTGCAAATCCAATGACCGTGTTAAATACCATAGTTGCAAAACAATTAATAGAATTTAAAGCAGAAGTTGATAAGTTAGTAGATAAGAAAAAAATGAAAAAAGACGATGCTATCTTTAATATTTTAAGAGAGTATATTAAGCAATCTAAAACTATTCTTTTTGAAGGAAACGGTTATGGAGAAGCATGGGAAAAAGAAGCAAATAAACGCGGTTTAAGTAATAATAAAACAACGCCTTTAGCATTAAAAGCAAAAATCTCTAAAAAATCTTTAGCGCTTTTTGAAGAATTAGGCGTAATGAATAAAATTGAAGCTGAAGCACGTTACGAAATAGAAATGGAAGAGTACGCAATGCGTGTACAAATAGAAGGACGTGTTCTAGGTGATATTGCTAGAAACCATGTTGTGCCAACAGCAGTAAAATATCAAAATACCTTAATAAAGAATGTTCAAGGGTTAAAGGATATTTATGGAAAAGAATTTAAAAAAGTAGCAAAAGAACAATTGCTTATTATAGAAGAAATATCCAGTCATATAGAAGCTATTAATTCTAGTGTTACAAAAATGACAGCATCAAGAAAAGAAGCAAATGCAGTTGAAGATATTTATAAAAAATCGGTGTTGTATTGTGATAAAGTTAAACCCTTCTTTGATCAAATAAGATATCATTGTGATAAGTTAGAATTATTAGTCGATGACCAGTTATGGCCATTAACAAAATATAGAGAATTATTATTCACTAAATAAAATTATAGCTCCTTTAATAAAGGAGCTTTTTTTATAAATTATCAATTAGGGTTGTGTTTTATTAAGAATAGCATAAAAAAATCATACGTAGACCTACGTATTTTTAATTTATTATTAATAATTAGAGAGTAAATATATGTAGGATTAATATTACGTAAA from Mesoflavibacter profundi includes:
- a CDS encoding glutamine synthetase III family protein, whose product is MSTLRFHAVKQSLQHKPIFIEENKRRSELFGQNVFNEATMRQYLTKEAFVSVMDAVKLGKKIDRVVADHISTGMKEWAISKGATHYTHWFQPLTGATAEKHDAFFETIEGGMSIEKFGGNQLVQQEPDASSFPNGGIRNTFEARGYTAWDPTSPAFIYGTTLCIPTVFVAYTGEALDYKTPLLRALQAVDSAAVAVCKYFDKNVKKVNASLGWEQEYFLIDRSLAMSRPDIVLTGRTLLGHAPAKGQQLDDHYFGTIPNRAMSFMRDLETECMLLGIPVKTRHNEVAPNQFELAPIFEEVNLAVDHNSLLMDVMDKIAARHNFKVLFHEKPFAGVNGSGKHNNWSLSTDTGVNLLSPGKTPMSNLQFLTFFINTIKAVCDNEELLRASIASASNDHRLGANEAPPAIISVFIGEQLTKTLNELENVTDGKLSPEEKTDLKLNVVGKIPDVLLDNTDRNRTSPFAFTGNKFEFRAVGSTANCANPMTVLNTIVAKQLIEFKAEVDKLVDKKKMKKDDAIFNILREYIKQSKTILFEGNGYGEAWEKEANKRGLSNNKTTPLALKAKISKKSLALFEELGVMNKIEAEARYEIEMEEYAMRVQIEGRVLGDIARNHVVPTAVKYQNTLIKNVQGLKDIYGKEFKKVAKEQLLIIEEISSHIEAINSSVTKMTASRKEANAVEDIYKKSVLYCDKVKPFFDQIRYHCDKLELLVDDQLWPLTKYRELLFTK